A part of Nocardioides sp. WS12 genomic DNA contains:
- a CDS encoding succinylglutamate desuccinylase/aspartoacylase family protein: MARESFAIGNVRVRAGSSKEVELPITRLVTGGDVSLPVRVIHGREPGPTVWVNAAIHGDEVLGVEVIRRALAPLSAKTLRGTLLAVPVVNVLGFMTGDRYLPDRRDLNRSFPGSSRGSLASRIAHLFMTEVVSKCDVGIDLHTAADRRENLPQIRADLDDPRTRELAQAFGAPVMLHAKLRDGSLRQAARDRGAIVLLYEAGEVMRFDEQPIAVGVEGVRRVLTALDMIDPTPADLGEIVGATEPTPTPVEARGSGWVRARGTGILHLEVGLGEYVEVGRRLGGLSDTFGRRVRLVHADRAGIVIGLTRAPIVNAGDALFHIATPHVP, from the coding sequence GTGGCGCGTGAATCGTTCGCGATCGGCAACGTCCGGGTACGCGCCGGCTCGTCCAAGGAGGTCGAACTCCCGATCACCCGGCTGGTGACCGGCGGCGACGTCAGCCTGCCCGTGCGGGTGATCCACGGCCGCGAGCCCGGCCCCACCGTCTGGGTGAACGCCGCGATCCACGGTGACGAGGTGCTCGGCGTCGAGGTGATCCGCCGGGCGCTCGCGCCGCTGTCGGCGAAGACGCTGCGCGGCACCCTGCTCGCCGTACCCGTCGTCAACGTCCTCGGCTTCATGACCGGCGACCGCTACCTGCCGGACCGCCGCGACCTCAACCGGTCCTTCCCCGGGTCCTCCCGCGGATCGCTGGCCAGCCGGATCGCGCACCTGTTCATGACCGAGGTCGTCAGCAAGTGCGACGTCGGCATCGACCTGCACACCGCAGCCGACCGCCGCGAGAACCTCCCCCAGATCCGCGCCGACCTCGACGACCCGCGCACCCGCGAACTGGCGCAGGCGTTCGGCGCCCCGGTGATGTTGCACGCCAAACTGCGCGACGGCTCGCTGCGCCAGGCCGCCCGCGACCGCGGCGCCATCGTCCTGCTCTACGAAGCCGGCGAGGTGATGCGTTTCGACGAGCAGCCGATCGCCGTCGGCGTCGAAGGGGTACGACGCGTCCTGACCGCGCTGGACATGATCGACCCGACGCCCGCCGACCTCGGCGAGATCGTCGGTGCCACCGAACCGACACCCACCCCCGTCGAAGCGCGCGGCAGCGGCTGGGTCCGCGCCCGTGGCACCGGGATCCTGCACCTCGAGGTCGGCCTCGGGGAGTACGTCGAAGTCGGCCGCCGTCTCGGTGGCCTCTCCGACACGTTCGGCCGCCGGGTGCGCCTCGTGCACGCCGACCGGGCGGGCATCGTGATCGGGCTGACCCGGGCGCCGATCGTCAATGCCGGCGATGCGTTGTTCCACATCGCCACCCCGCACGTGCCGTAG
- a CDS encoding RimK/LysX family protein: MVRSHSSSPQVTAGWREWVRLPGLGVNNVKAKLDTGARTSALHAFDLTEFEQDGAEWVRFSVHPWQRSAEDAVFVECPVHDRRVVRSSTGHAQERIVILTDLRLVDRLVTTEITLTRRDEMGFRLLIGREALRQGFVVDASHSYLGGRPTRRVRRRNRGVSSGA, translated from the coding sequence GTGGTGAGATCCCATTCAAGCAGCCCGCAGGTCACTGCCGGCTGGCGAGAGTGGGTTCGTCTTCCCGGTCTGGGCGTCAACAACGTGAAGGCCAAGCTGGACACCGGTGCGCGGACCTCCGCGTTGCACGCCTTCGATCTGACCGAGTTCGAGCAGGACGGCGCCGAATGGGTGCGCTTCTCGGTGCACCCGTGGCAGCGCTCGGCCGAGGACGCCGTCTTCGTCGAATGCCCGGTGCACGATCGGCGTGTCGTCCGCAGCTCCACCGGCCACGCCCAGGAACGGATCGTCATCCTCACCGACCTCAGGCTCGTCGACCGCTTGGTCACCACCGAGATCACCCTGACCCGTCGCGACGAGATGGGTTTCCGGTTGCTGATCGGCCGTGAGGCACTCCGCCAGGGTTTCGTCGTCGACGCCAGCCACTCCTACCTTGGCGGTCGACCGACACGGCGCGTGCGGCGCAGGAATCGAGGAGTCAGCAGTGGCGCGTGA
- a CDS encoding TrkA C-terminal domain-containing protein: MRERLSVSTGYGVAEIVVHGDADLVGKTLGESGLRELDVTVLTLHRGTTVIPNPFNRHVLEPDDRLLCFGKLEEMRSMIPARPKRRARVKKLPKQPIHTDT; the protein is encoded by the coding sequence GTGCGTGAGCGGTTGTCGGTCTCCACGGGGTACGGCGTCGCCGAGATCGTCGTCCACGGTGACGCGGACCTCGTGGGTAAGACCCTCGGCGAATCAGGCCTGCGCGAGCTCGACGTCACCGTCCTGACCCTGCACCGCGGCACGACCGTGATCCCGAACCCGTTCAACCGGCACGTGCTCGAGCCCGACGACCGCCTGCTCTGCTTCGGCAAGCTCGAGGAGATGCGCTCGATGATCCCCGCGCGCCCGAAGCGCCGGGCCCGGGTGAAGAAGCTGCCCAAGCAGCCGATCCACACCGACACCTGA
- a CDS encoding HNH endonuclease signature motif containing protein: protein MDLGTDTRSDRALLSDLSKGVKVRQAALVKEWVDIATWARRNIVTSPEQAATIVDGIIDTGVPIAGAGAPLVSEFNLMELIAVLGRSPDGGRGYVGRIIECAWRLPGIYTAVIEGRLEPWRAERIADLTRPLNAEAAAFVDRQLAAVGGVGWAQLERLVQEAVIRFDPERAEAERQAAADARRVDVGEVDANGQVESHSVLDAADAHDFDLALSRRAKIRGQLGDTDSFDVRRSKSVGDMARQDLSLDLLFTDEETGEVVAQSPGRKVELSVHITDTTLTSDDVDNPFANPVGRWDEGRAPISIAQIKEWLRARDTTIIVRPVIDLADCVPVDSYEIPDRIRRRVEQRDHTCRFPGCPHRASRCDLDHAQPHGQGGATCPCNLVPLCRRHHRAKTHSRWRYTIVLPGHYLWTSPHGRRFLVGPDGTRALDPPRSPAPDE, encoded by the coding sequence ATGGATCTCGGAACCGACACCCGCTCTGATCGGGCCTTGCTGTCCGATCTCAGCAAGGGCGTCAAGGTCCGTCAGGCTGCGCTGGTCAAGGAATGGGTCGACATCGCGACCTGGGCCAGGCGCAACATCGTCACGAGCCCCGAGCAGGCCGCGACCATCGTCGACGGGATCATCGACACCGGTGTCCCGATCGCGGGTGCCGGTGCACCGTTGGTGTCCGAGTTCAACCTGATGGAACTCATCGCCGTGCTCGGCCGCTCCCCTGATGGTGGACGTGGGTACGTCGGGCGGATCATCGAGTGCGCTTGGCGACTGCCCGGCATCTACACCGCTGTCATCGAGGGCCGGTTGGAACCGTGGCGGGCCGAACGCATCGCCGACCTCACCCGGCCCCTCAACGCCGAAGCGGCTGCCTTCGTCGATCGGCAACTCGCTGCCGTCGGCGGCGTGGGTTGGGCTCAACTCGAACGCCTGGTTCAGGAAGCGGTGATCCGGTTCGACCCCGAACGCGCCGAAGCCGAACGCCAGGCCGCCGCCGATGCCCGGCGGGTCGATGTCGGTGAGGTCGACGCGAACGGGCAGGTCGAGTCCCACTCGGTTCTGGATGCCGCGGATGCTCATGACTTCGACCTCGCGTTGTCGCGTCGAGCCAAGATCCGCGGGCAGCTCGGCGACACCGACTCCTTCGACGTCCGCCGCTCCAAGTCCGTTGGCGACATGGCCCGCCAAGACCTGTCCCTGGACCTGCTGTTCACCGACGAAGAGACCGGCGAAGTCGTGGCCCAGTCACCCGGCCGGAAGGTCGAGCTGAGTGTCCACATCACCGACACCACCCTGACCTCTGACGACGTGGACAACCCGTTCGCGAACCCCGTCGGCCGCTGGGACGAGGGCCGTGCACCGATCTCCATCGCGCAGATCAAGGAATGGCTCCGCGCCCGCGACACCACGATCATCGTGCGACCGGTGATCGACCTTGCCGACTGCGTCCCGGTCGATTCCTACGAGATCCCCGACCGCATCCGCCGCCGCGTCGAACAGCGTGATCACACATGCCGGTTCCCCGGTTGCCCCCATCGGGCGTCCCGCTGCGATCTGGATCATGCGCAACCCCATGGCCAGGGCGGTGCGACGTGTCCGTGCAACCTGGTCCCGCTGTGCCGACGACATCACCGCGCCAAAACCCACAGCCGATGGCGCTACACGATCGTCCTGCCCGGCCATTACCTGTGGACCAGCCCCCACGGGCGACGATTCCTCGTCGGACCCGACGGCACCCGCGCCCTCGACCCACCGCGGTCGCCCGCACCCGACGA